Proteins encoded by one window of Agelaius phoeniceus isolate bAgePho1 chromosome 5, bAgePho1.hap1, whole genome shotgun sequence:
- the MLC1 gene encoding membrane protein MLC1 isoform X1, with translation MVDTGVMTREEGYREEFSYDRMPTLERGKQENGNYIPDIKSSDLQLSKRLHPCFSYKTWIFSLLMGTCLLITSGFSLYLGNIFPSEMDYLRCAAGSCIPSAVVSFAIARNKINVIPNFQILFVSTFAVTTTCLVWFGCKLVLNPSAININFNLILLILLEIFMATTVIISARSTEDCCARKKNAAHDSAVVLSNVSFPARILKSYSVIEVIIGISSVFGGIIALNMDVLVSGPYLSVTFFWILVACFPSAIASHVAAEYPSKCLVEVLIAISSVTSPLLFTASAYLSFSIMQVVDIFKSYPPAVKQSYDVLLLLLMLMLLIQACLTIGTVIQCVNYKTKMKLQDSAWTPSQVKKQEYRTTEVSNNTLKDFDKDKAWKAVVVQMAQ, from the exons ATGGTTGATACTGG TGTTATGACCAGGGAAGAAGGTTACAGAGAAGAATTTAGCTATGACAGGATGCCAACTTTGGAGCGGGGAAAACAAGAGAATGGAAATTATATACCAGATATCAAATCCAGTGACCTTCAGCTGTCAAAGAGGCTGCATCCTTGCTTTAGTTACAAAACATGGATATTTTCTTTGCTGATGGGA ACTTGCCTCCTTATTACTTCTGGATTTTCACTATATctgggaaatatttttccatctgAAATGGATTATTTACGTTGTGCAGCAGGTTCA tGTATTCCTTCAGCAGTTGTGAGCTTTGCTATAGCAAGGAATAAAATTAATGTG ATACCAAATTTTCAGATTCTCTTTGTCTCTACATTTGCTGTTACAACGACgtgtttagtttggtttggatGCAAACTTGTCCTCAATCCATCAGCTATAAAT ATAAATTTCAACTTGATTCTACTTATTCTGCTGGAAATCTTCATGGCAACTACTGTGATCATTTCAGCTAGGTCTACTGAAGACTGCTGTGCAAGAAAGAAA AATGCTGCACACGACAGTGCCGTTGTTTTGAGCAATGTCAGCTTTCCTGCTCGAATTCTGAAGTCATACTCA GTAATTGAGGTGATTATTGGAATTTCATCAGTATTTGGTGGAATAATTGCTTTGAATATGGATGTTCTAGTCTCAGGTCCATACCTCTCAGTAACATTCTTTTGGATCTTAGTTGCT TGCTTTCCAAGTGCTATTGCAAGTCATGTAGCTGCTGAATATCCAAGTAAATGTCTG GTTGAGGTCCTGATTGCCATTAGCAGTGTTACCTCTCCTTTGTTGTTCACTGCTTCTGCATATTTATCCTTCAGTATCATGCAAGTTGTTGACATCTTTAAAAGTTATCCACCTGCTGTTAAA CAATCCTATGATGTACTCCTGTTGCTTCTGATGTTGATGCTGCTAATTCAGGCATGCCTTACTATTGGAACCGTAATACAGTGTGTGAATTACAAGACAAAAATGAAACTACAAGATTCAGCATGGACACCATCCCAGGTTAAAAAACAGGAATACAGAACAACAGAG GTTTCCAATAATACCTTAAAGGATTTTGACAAAGATAAAGCTTGGAAGGCAGTTGTGGTGCAGATGGCTCAGTAG
- the MLC1 gene encoding membrane protein MLC1 isoform X3 codes for MVDTGVMTREEGYREEFSYDRMPTLERGKQENGNYIPDIKSSDLQLSKRLHPCFSYKTWIFSLLMGTCLLITSGFSLYLGNIFPSEMDYLRCAAGSILFVSTFAVTTTCLVWFGCKLVLNPSAININFNLILLILLEIFMATTVIISARSTEDCCARKKNAAHDSAVVLSNVSFPARILKSYSVIEVIIGISSVFGGIIALNMDVLVSGPYLSVTFFWILVACFPSAIASHVAAEYPSKCLVEVLIAISSVTSPLLFTASAYLSFSIMQVVDIFKSYPPAVKQSYDVLLLLLMLMLLIQACLTIGTVIQCVNYKTKMKLQDSAWTPSQVKKQEYRTTEVSNNTLKDFDKDKAWKAVVVQMAQ; via the exons ATGGTTGATACTGG TGTTATGACCAGGGAAGAAGGTTACAGAGAAGAATTTAGCTATGACAGGATGCCAACTTTGGAGCGGGGAAAACAAGAGAATGGAAATTATATACCAGATATCAAATCCAGTGACCTTCAGCTGTCAAAGAGGCTGCATCCTTGCTTTAGTTACAAAACATGGATATTTTCTTTGCTGATGGGA ACTTGCCTCCTTATTACTTCTGGATTTTCACTATATctgggaaatatttttccatctgAAATGGATTATTTACGTTGTGCAGCAGGTTCA ATTCTCTTTGTCTCTACATTTGCTGTTACAACGACgtgtttagtttggtttggatGCAAACTTGTCCTCAATCCATCAGCTATAAAT ATAAATTTCAACTTGATTCTACTTATTCTGCTGGAAATCTTCATGGCAACTACTGTGATCATTTCAGCTAGGTCTACTGAAGACTGCTGTGCAAGAAAGAAA AATGCTGCACACGACAGTGCCGTTGTTTTGAGCAATGTCAGCTTTCCTGCTCGAATTCTGAAGTCATACTCA GTAATTGAGGTGATTATTGGAATTTCATCAGTATTTGGTGGAATAATTGCTTTGAATATGGATGTTCTAGTCTCAGGTCCATACCTCTCAGTAACATTCTTTTGGATCTTAGTTGCT TGCTTTCCAAGTGCTATTGCAAGTCATGTAGCTGCTGAATATCCAAGTAAATGTCTG GTTGAGGTCCTGATTGCCATTAGCAGTGTTACCTCTCCTTTGTTGTTCACTGCTTCTGCATATTTATCCTTCAGTATCATGCAAGTTGTTGACATCTTTAAAAGTTATCCACCTGCTGTTAAA CAATCCTATGATGTACTCCTGTTGCTTCTGATGTTGATGCTGCTAATTCAGGCATGCCTTACTATTGGAACCGTAATACAGTGTGTGAATTACAAGACAAAAATGAAACTACAAGATTCAGCATGGACACCATCCCAGGTTAAAAAACAGGAATACAGAACAACAGAG GTTTCCAATAATACCTTAAAGGATTTTGACAAAGATAAAGCTTGGAAGGCAGTTGTGGTGCAGATGGCTCAGTAG
- the MLC1 gene encoding membrane protein MLC1 isoform X2, with the protein MTREEGYREEFSYDRMPTLERGKQENGNYIPDIKSSDLQLSKRLHPCFSYKTWIFSLLMGTCLLITSGFSLYLGNIFPSEMDYLRCAAGSCIPSAVVSFAIARNKINVIPNFQILFVSTFAVTTTCLVWFGCKLVLNPSAININFNLILLILLEIFMATTVIISARSTEDCCARKKNAAHDSAVVLSNVSFPARILKSYSVIEVIIGISSVFGGIIALNMDVLVSGPYLSVTFFWILVACFPSAIASHVAAEYPSKCLVEVLIAISSVTSPLLFTASAYLSFSIMQVVDIFKSYPPAVKQSYDVLLLLLMLMLLIQACLTIGTVIQCVNYKTKMKLQDSAWTPSQVKKQEYRTTEVSNNTLKDFDKDKAWKAVVVQMAQ; encoded by the exons ATGACCAGGGAAGAAGGTTACAGAGAAGAATTTAGCTATGACAGGATGCCAACTTTGGAGCGGGGAAAACAAGAGAATGGAAATTATATACCAGATATCAAATCCAGTGACCTTCAGCTGTCAAAGAGGCTGCATCCTTGCTTTAGTTACAAAACATGGATATTTTCTTTGCTGATGGGA ACTTGCCTCCTTATTACTTCTGGATTTTCACTATATctgggaaatatttttccatctgAAATGGATTATTTACGTTGTGCAGCAGGTTCA tGTATTCCTTCAGCAGTTGTGAGCTTTGCTATAGCAAGGAATAAAATTAATGTG ATACCAAATTTTCAGATTCTCTTTGTCTCTACATTTGCTGTTACAACGACgtgtttagtttggtttggatGCAAACTTGTCCTCAATCCATCAGCTATAAAT ATAAATTTCAACTTGATTCTACTTATTCTGCTGGAAATCTTCATGGCAACTACTGTGATCATTTCAGCTAGGTCTACTGAAGACTGCTGTGCAAGAAAGAAA AATGCTGCACACGACAGTGCCGTTGTTTTGAGCAATGTCAGCTTTCCTGCTCGAATTCTGAAGTCATACTCA GTAATTGAGGTGATTATTGGAATTTCATCAGTATTTGGTGGAATAATTGCTTTGAATATGGATGTTCTAGTCTCAGGTCCATACCTCTCAGTAACATTCTTTTGGATCTTAGTTGCT TGCTTTCCAAGTGCTATTGCAAGTCATGTAGCTGCTGAATATCCAAGTAAATGTCTG GTTGAGGTCCTGATTGCCATTAGCAGTGTTACCTCTCCTTTGTTGTTCACTGCTTCTGCATATTTATCCTTCAGTATCATGCAAGTTGTTGACATCTTTAAAAGTTATCCACCTGCTGTTAAA CAATCCTATGATGTACTCCTGTTGCTTCTGATGTTGATGCTGCTAATTCAGGCATGCCTTACTATTGGAACCGTAATACAGTGTGTGAATTACAAGACAAAAATGAAACTACAAGATTCAGCATGGACACCATCCCAGGTTAAAAAACAGGAATACAGAACAACAGAG GTTTCCAATAATACCTTAAAGGATTTTGACAAAGATAAAGCTTGGAAGGCAGTTGTGGTGCAGATGGCTCAGTAG